The following proteins are encoded in a genomic region of Trypanosoma brucei gambiense DAL972 chromosome 8, complete sequence:
- a CDS encoding T. brucei spp.-specific protein yields the protein MFSLREILSQLPSDGATKWIRVENVKSPMSSLDVSQLFPDAVSWDFLSSVQRTDYLVTFRSESFARKAMRSACGFSYLGERLKFSYAEPGDIAEGASPARVTIAHPRLYLLPPEFSYEERVAEADRIIASVSTTDSYNNAWVDTY from the coding sequence ATGTTTTCGTTACGGGAGATACTTTCGCAACTTCCCTCCGACGGTGCAACTAAATGGATACGGGTTGAGAATGTTAAATCCCCCATGTCAAGTTTGGATGTTTCCCAGTTGTTTCCCGATGCAGTGAGTTGGGATTTTTTGTCGAGTGTTCAAAGGACAGACTATCTCGTCACTTTTCGGAGTGAATCATTCGCTAGAAAAGCGATGCGAAGTGCATGCGGGTTTTCATACCTTGGTGAGAGGCTCAAGTTTTCATATGCGGAGCCTGGCGACATTGCAGAAGGCGCATCACCCGCGCGAGTGACAATTGCCCACCCCCGTCTATATTTACTGCCTCCAGAGTTTTCTTATGAGGAGCGAGTAGCTGAAGCAGATCGTATTATTGCATCTGTGAGCACAACCGATTCGTATAACAACGCCTGGGTAGATACCTACTAG
- a CDS encoding T. brucei spp.-specific protein: protein MAVASLRDLYMQTKNLPVSQVPGECCPSCLPPGLCAYSLRPPRCVAGGGVGGLTWPPFYHSPPSPPPTSVLKLSAWKRRRRYGMQDPSRSECDWGDSQKKKPSGTK from the coding sequence ATGGCGGTAGCATCGCTCCGCGACCTTTACATGCAAACGAAGAACTTGCCTGTGAGCCAGGTGCCTGGGGAGTGTTGTCCTAGCTGCCTGCCCCCGGGGCTCTGCGCTTACTCACTCCGGCCCCCACGCTGTGTGGCTGGGGGAGGGGTCGGAGGGCTGACCTGGCCGCCCTTTTATCACTctcctccatctcctcctcccACTTCCGTTTTGAAACTATCGGCCTGGAAGCGGCGTCGGCGTTACGGCATGCAAGATCCAAGTCGATCGGAATGCGACTGGGGCGATtcccagaaaaaaaaaccaagcgGCACGAAGTAA
- a CDS encoding endosomal integral membrane protein, putative — MAMLLNNLYGHLVSLTVWLIAVCGSVDCLLPSINPHAFARNEVVPIEVNVLTSLRTHLPYDYYKALPTCRPKEPISKKSNNIGGSLMGDRIKTSPYENIRLLSNVSCSVVCEKGVDKDKQTRFLKKAIEKNYRINLLMDGLPLAEASGNNNFVMGVPLGFMRDGRSYVNNHIHFTISYTPDNVKQNGGEEKYRILTFVAEASSVAHKSEAPCAQPLDGHLASNTAPLPADTDRIIWSYGVSWIESKEKWSTRWDIYLSVHKEKTHWYSIMNSTLLVIFLTIVIAVLLVRIVRRDLGKLADVDIDETEYLDDIGWKLLCRDVFRPPPNGWLLACFTGAGVQLLGMSFTVVVFATMGFFSPQNRGSLFTALLVCFALLGVTGGYVSARLLKLWNRTKWMYVFLTGTIVPASSFAIFFVVNLLVWSQSSSAAVPFSSVALVVCIWFFVSLPLVYFGAVLGFKQGTISVPSNYNQIPRHIPAQPWYSSTLAVLSAGVPPFAVVFFETYFILGAIWLNRFYYIFGFLFLVGVLFVIITAETAIVFIYYSLCAEDHRWWWKSFFIGSSSGLYLFLYTLYYATEGSVKIEGMVPTVLYVGYMGLLSFLFSVAAGSVGFLACFLFVRWIYRYGKAD, encoded by the coding sequence ATGGCGATGCTTCTCAACAATCTGTATGGACATCTTGTTAGCTTAACCGTTTGGTTGATTGCCGTTTGTGGAAGTGTTGATTGTCTTTTACCAAGCATCAACCCTCATGCATTTGCGCGGAATGAGGTGGTACCGATTGAGGTTAATGTTCTAACGTCACTCAGAACCCACTTACCGTATGACTACTACAAAGCCCTTCCGACATGCCGCCCAAAGGAACCTATCTCAAAGAAATCAAACAATATTGGAGGTTCCCTTATGGGGGATCGGATTAAGACATCTCCTTATGAAAACATCCGTTTGCTCAGCAACGTCAGCTGCAGCGTTGTCTGTGAAAAAGGGGTGGACAAAGATAAGCAGACGAGGTTCCTTAAGAAGGCCATTGAGAAAAATTACCGTATTAACCTTCTCATGGACGGTCTTCCTCTTGCCGAGGCGAGTGGGAACAATAATTTTGTAATGGGAGTTCCACTTGGTTTTATGCGCGATGGGAGAAGTTACGTTAACAACCACATACATTTTACTATCAGTTATACGCCAGACAACGTTAAACAAAATGGAGGCGAAGAAAAGTACCGTATTTTGACATTTGTTGCTGAGGCTTCTTCTGTAGCGCACAAATCTGAAGCGCCTTGTGCACAGCCGCTCGACGGTCACCTTGCATCTAACACAGCGCCACTCCCAGCGGATACCGACCGGATCATATGGAGCTATGGCGTTTCGTGGATCgagagtaaagaaaaatggtCTACTAGGTGGGATATTTATTTAAGTGTCCACAAGGAAAAAACCCACTGGTACTCCATTATGAACTCTACTTTACTCGTCATCTTTCTCACAATCGTTATTGCTGTCTTGCTGGTCCGTATCGTTCGCCGCGACCTGGGCAAGTTAGCCGATGTGGACATAGATGAAACGGAATATTTAGATGACATAGGCTGGAAGTTACTGTGTCGCGATGTTTTTCGGCCGCCACCCAATGGGTGGCTTCTTGCGTGCTTTACCGGCGCTGGTGTACAACTATTAGGTATGTCGTTCACCGTCGTCGTGTTTGCCACCATGGGCTTTTTCTCCCCACAAAACCGCGGTAGCCTTTTCACAGCACTCCTCGTTTGCTTTGCTCTCCTTGGTGTTACTGGTGGGTATGTTTCAGCGCGTCTGCTGAAACTATGGAATAGAACAAAGTggatgtatgtttttcttACCGGGACCATTGTACCGGCGTCATCATTTGCCATATTTTTTGTGGTAAACCTACTCGTTTGGTCTCAGTCGAGTAGTGCCGCCGTTCCGTTTTCTTCAGTTGCTTTGGTGGTATGTATCTGGTTCTTTGTCAGTCTCCCACTAGTGTACTTCGGTGCTGTGTTGGGATTCAAACAGGGAACCATATCCGTTCCATCAAATTACAACCAGATTCCGCGCCACATACCCGCCCAGCCTTGGTATTCGTCAACACTGGCGGTTTTATCAGCAGGCGTCCCGCCTTTTGCTGTCGTTTTTTTCGAgacttattttattttgggtGCAATCTGGCTGAACAGATTTTACTATATTTTCGGCTTCCTCTTCCTAGTTGGCGTTCTATTTGTCATTATTACCGCAGAGACCGCGATAGTTTTTATTTACTATTCTCTTTGTGCAGAGGATCACCGTTGGTGGTGGAAGTCGTTTTTCATTGGATCAAGCTCAGGGTTGTACCTGTTCCTCTACACTCTCTACTACGCCACGGAGGGGAGTGTGAAAATAGAGGGCATGGTTCCCACAGTTTTGTATGTCGGTTATATGGGTTTACTaagttttctcttttcggTAGCAGCTGGATCTGTAGGCTTCTTGgcctgttttttgtttgttcgatGGATATATCGTTATGGAAAGGCCGACTAA